CTGCTGGCCGAGGCCCGCGACGCGGCCCTGCGCGCGGGCGCGCCGGAGCCGGTGCGCTCCCTCTTCGCCCACTACGACGCCGCCCTCGCCGAGCACCCCATGGGCCTGCGCCGGGTCGTCCTGTACCAACTCCTCCAACTGCTGCGCGACACCCCGCGCGGCCCCAGCGCCCAGGCGGCGACGGCCCTCGGCGTCGACCCCGCCGAAGCCGCGGCCCTCGCCCACGCCGCCCGCCGCGCGGCCCGGACCACGCCCGCCGCCCGCGCGGCGGCCGAGACCCTGCTCGACGTCTGGCGGGCCGGACACACCCGGCGGGCCCACGCCCTCACCCGGCAGGTACCCGCCACGGCACCCGCCCCGGCGGGTGATCAGCGTCTCGCCCACCTGGTGACCCGCGTCGCGTCCCGGGCCCGCCGCACCGACGCCCTCCTCCGGGAAGCCCACGCCCTGGAACGCCGCGGCGCCACGGATGCGGCGGCCGACCACTACCTGCGCGCCCTGCTCACCGCCGAGGACGACACCGACGCCCTCCACGGCCTCCTGCGCACCTGCCGCCCCACCGTCCTGCGCGCCGAGGTCCGGCAGGACGGCGTCCGGCTGCGCCGGCCCGCCGACCCCCAGCAGCCCCCGGACCACCGCACCTGGCGGCTCCTGCGCGGCGCGGCGGGGCGCGACGCGTGGACGGAACTCACCGTCCCCACGCCCACCAGCGGCGGCGGCGACATCGTCGACGGGGCCGCCCCGCTCGGCGAGCGCGTCCGCTACGCCGCCCTTCCGCTCGACGGCGGCCGGATCGCGGGAAGACCGCTCGTCAGCGCCGAGGTCCTCGTCGCACCCGAGGTGTCGGACGTGACGCTGGCCGACGGCCGGGCCCGCGTCGACGCCCAGTGGCGGACCCCGCCGGGCACCCACCGGGTCACCGTCGTACGGACCGGCCCGGACCCCGCGGCCACCGACGTGCCCGCCGGCCCGCACGGATTCACCGACCGGGGCCTGCCGCCCGGCGAGCACCGCTACCGGATCCATTGCGTCTACCGCACCGCCGCAGGCCGGGAGGTCCGCTCCCCGGGGGTGGCCGCCCACCGTACCGTCCACCCCTGGCCCGACCCTGTGACCGGCCTGACCGTACGCCAGGGCGAGGAACCCGGCGTCCTGGACGTCGACTGGACCGGTGGGGCCCGCGGACAGGTGCGGCTCCTCGACTGGCCCGGCCCGCCGCCCCCGCCCGGCGAGGATCTGCGCACGCCCGCCGCCGACCTGCCGCCCGAGCTGTCCTGGCCCCCGTGCGGAGCGCCCCGGGCCGGGAGCGCCGCGTACCGCCCGCCGGCCGGTGCCACCACCCGCCTCACCGCCGTCACCGTCCTCGGCGACCGGGTCGTGGCGGGCCCCAGCGTGCGCGTCGACGTGCCCGAAGGCGTGCCGGAGCTCACGGCCCGCCGCACCGAGCCCACCCGCGCCCGGCTGACCTTCGACTGGCCGCGCGCCACGGACCGCGTCCTCGTCCGCTGGTGGCAGTCGGACCAGGCCCACGAGCGGCGGCTGACCCGCAGCGCCTACCTCCGCGAGGGCCTCCACCTCGCCCTCACCCGCGCGCCCGCGCGGTTCCGCGTCGAACCCCTCGCGGTCGCCGACGCGGACGTCGTCCTCCCGCCCGCCTGCGCCGAGACCGTCCTCCCCGCAGACGTGGCCATCGGCTACGCGCTCGACCGCCCCGGCTTCCTCACCGCCCGACGCCGCCGCGTCACCGTCCAGGCCGACACCCCCGAACCCGCCGGGCCGGCCGGTGAAACGGGTGAAGCCGCCCCGGAACTACCCGGGTTCGTGCTGGTCGCCCGCGCGGCAGGCACCTCCCGCCAGGCACCGGCCCCGCCGCGCACCGAGCGGGACGGCACGCCCGTACTGCGCCTGAGCGGCGCGGAGTTGCTCGCCGGGCCCGTGCGGTGCGACCTCGACGCCGCCGTGGCCGACGCGGGGGTCCGCCGCCCGTATACCCTGCGAGCCTTCCTGACCGGGCCGCACGCCCCTGCCGTACGACTCGAAGAACCCCCGCACAAGGACCTGGTGGTGCGCTGACATGACGACCGTCATCTGTCCCTACTGCTTCACCCGTGGCCAGTCCGGCCGGCTCGGCTACCGCTGTCTGATGTCCGCCTCCGGCATCCGCGGCGGCACCAAGTGCGACCCCGAACGGGACGACGTGTGGGCCCAGTTCAAAGGCGCCTCCGTCGCCCCGCAGGCCCGGATGCGCGGCCCCGTCTTCGACCCGCCGCGCGCCTTCCGCATCGGCGCCAAGCGGGCCGACTGCCCGGGCTGCGGCGTCGCCACCCCCGTACGGGTCTGCCGGCAGTGCCACAGCGACCTGCCCAGCGACTACTGCGACCAGGACAGCCGCATCATCGCCCTGGTGGGCGCCAAGGCCACCGGCAAGAGCACCTACGTCGCCGTGCTCGTCAACGAGTTGAGACACCGCGTCGGCGGCGCCTACCGGGCGTCGCTGGCCGCGATGGGCAGCGACACCCAGCGCCGCGACCGGGACATGGCCGCCGAACTCTACGAACGGCTCCAGCTCCCCGAAGCCACCCGGCCCGCCGCGCTGGGCTTCAACGACCCGCTGCTGTACCGGCTGAGCGTGCCCCACCGGGGCCGGTTCGGCGAAGGCAGCCGGCACACCGCCCTCGTCTTCTTCGACGCCGCCGGCGAGGACCTGCGCAAC
The window above is part of the Streptomyces syringium genome. Proteins encoded here:
- a CDS encoding TRAFAC clade GTPase domain-containing protein, coding for MTTVICPYCFTRGQSGRLGYRCLMSASGIRGGTKCDPERDDVWAQFKGASVAPQARMRGPVFDPPRAFRIGAKRADCPGCGVATPVRVCRQCHSDLPSDYCDQDSRIIALVGAKATGKSTYVAVLVNELRHRVGGAYRASLAAMGSDTQRRDRDMAAELYERLQLPEATRPAALGFNDPLLYRLSVPHRGRFGEGSRHTALVFFDAAGEDLRNAEAMDRYTAYLAAADGIILLVDPLQMAPVREELGSAGGPPLPPVETAPQQIAADVAAQLRGHGRSGSRGRLSTPIAVALTKTDMLRPLLSPQSPLHHNAPHHGGALDEAERPVVHEEVRSLLEGWDGGALCRQLDSDFSDVALFGLSALGAPPPADAPADAPKSGPQPTRVEDPLLWLLARRGLLPVRKAKKGAA